One genomic window of Eggerthella timonensis includes the following:
- a CDS encoding substrate-binding periplasmic protein, translating into MKRYKTLASCCMAVACMAALLAVLTGCSSQQSYTPPEKTPTLSSPTIGKDGTLRVGVNTNNQPLAGQPSPSSKIVGIDVDVAAALADSFGLKLEVVDVGSDAESALKEGTVDIVMGIDKSDTSTSFWKSDAYLPTAVALFSTPSNSQVPTNAVETKIAAQVSSKSAWAVTNEFDKATFSTTDDLKSAFSELSSGQVQYVAADAIIGTYAAHSADIDVHIVALMQQAGGYGVGVSDANTDLKQAVSEALATLTSNGTIGVIETKWLGTALDLSSTPLTEGATKSTDASTADKTDEPQVEEGEGENADDNAAPADEGNAAPADEGAGTGDEVDAGGNAVQPEDIAA; encoded by the coding sequence ATGAAGCGTTATAAAACGCTCGCGTCCTGCTGCATGGCGGTCGCGTGCATGGCGGCCCTGCTCGCTGTTTTGACGGGCTGCTCATCGCAGCAGAGCTACACTCCCCCCGAGAAAACGCCCACCCTGTCGTCGCCGACCATCGGCAAGGACGGCACGTTGCGCGTGGGCGTGAACACCAACAACCAGCCCTTGGCGGGACAGCCTTCCCCCTCGTCCAAGATCGTCGGCATCGACGTGGACGTGGCGGCGGCCCTGGCCGACAGCTTCGGGCTGAAGCTCGAGGTCGTCGACGTGGGCTCCGATGCCGAATCGGCGCTCAAGGAAGGTACCGTCGACATCGTGATGGGCATCGACAAGTCCGACACCAGCACCTCGTTCTGGAAGTCGGACGCCTACCTGCCCACGGCCGTGGCGCTGTTCTCCACGCCGTCCAACTCGCAGGTTCCCACGAACGCCGTCGAGACGAAGATCGCCGCGCAGGTGTCGTCGAAGAGCGCGTGGGCGGTGACGAACGAGTTCGACAAGGCCACCTTCTCCACGACCGACGACCTCAAGAGCGCCTTCTCCGAGCTGTCTTCGGGCCAGGTGCAGTACGTGGCGGCCGACGCCATCATCGGGACGTACGCGGCGCACAGCGCGGACATCGACGTGCACATCGTGGCGCTCATGCAGCAGGCGGGCGGCTACGGCGTGGGCGTGTCCGACGCGAACACCGATCTCAAGCAGGCCGTTTCCGAGGCGCTCGCCACGCTGACCAGCAACGGCACCATCGGCGTCATCGAGACGAAGTGGCTGGGCACCGCGCTCGACCTGTCTTCCACGCCGCTTACGGAAGGGGCCACGAAGTCGACGGACGCGAGCACTGCGGACAAGACGGACGAGCCCCAGGTTGAGGAAGGCGAAGGCGAGAACGCCGACGACAACGCCGCGCCCGCCGACGAGGGCAACGCCGCTCCCGCCGACGAGGGCGCGGGCACCGGCGACGAGGTCGACGCCGGCGGCAACGCCGTGCAGCCCGAGGACATCGCCGCCTAG
- the larB gene encoding nickel pincer cofactor biosynthesis protein LarB, whose protein sequence is MEQRDLRALLERVAAGETAIDEAERMLRIAPFTELGYATVDNHRGMRQGVSEVVYGAGKTAEQIAGVCRALVENGQERVLVTRLDADKAAAVERGLEGACTLPFAYREMPRLGIVGEPPAPDGNGPIVVAAAGTSDLPVAEEAAVTAEMLGNDVARLYDVGVAGIHRLLAHADDIARASVVVAVAGMEGALASVVGGLASCPVIAVPTSVGYGASFGGVAALLAMLNSCASGVSVVNIDNGFGAGYQAHMINHVKARTA, encoded by the coding sequence ATGGAGCAACGAGACCTGCGCGCGCTGCTCGAGCGCGTCGCGGCGGGGGAGACCGCCATCGACGAGGCCGAGCGGATGCTGCGCATCGCCCCGTTCACGGAGCTGGGCTACGCGACGGTGGACAACCATCGCGGCATGCGCCAGGGCGTGTCGGAAGTGGTGTACGGCGCGGGCAAGACGGCCGAGCAGATCGCGGGCGTGTGCCGGGCGCTTGTGGAGAACGGGCAGGAGCGCGTGCTGGTCACGCGGCTCGACGCCGACAAGGCCGCTGCGGTCGAACGCGGCTTGGAGGGCGCATGTACGCTGCCGTTCGCGTACCGCGAGATGCCGCGCCTCGGCATCGTGGGCGAGCCCCCTGCGCCCGACGGCAACGGCCCCATCGTGGTCGCCGCCGCGGGCACGAGTGACCTGCCCGTTGCCGAGGAAGCCGCCGTGACGGCCGAGATGCTGGGAAACGACGTGGCGCGGCTCTACGACGTGGGCGTGGCCGGCATCCACCGTCTGCTCGCGCACGCCGACGACATCGCACGGGCGAGCGTCGTGGTGGCGGTGGCGGGCATGGAGGGCGCGCTGGCCAGCGTGGTGGGCGGCCTCGCGTCGTGCCCGGTGATCGCGGTGCCCACGAGCGTGGGCTACGGCGCCAGCTTCGGCGGCGTGGCGGCGCTGCTGGCCATGCTGAACTCGTGCGCGTCGGGCGTGTCCGTCGTGAACATCGACAACGGCTTCGGCGCGGGCTACCAGGCCCATATGATCAACCACGTGAAAGCGAGGACGGCATGA
- the larC gene encoding nickel insertion protein has protein sequence MTTLVWNLEENATRRHLLAEALLQLPEDRRAQVRTAAANAGVPEGHHHDLGAVNATIDALDMSERAKGDMRAIYRILAEAEATAHGCTVEETHFHEVGNGEALRNVAAICLAVEALDPDEIVATPVQTGRGTVVCAHGELPIPAPATAAIIARGIPTCERLLEGERCTPTSAAVILHFVERFEG, from the coding sequence ATGACGACGTTGGTTTGGAACCTGGAGGAGAACGCCACCCGGCGCCACCTGCTGGCGGAGGCGCTGCTGCAGCTGCCCGAGGATCGACGGGCGCAGGTGCGCACGGCTGCGGCGAACGCCGGCGTGCCCGAGGGGCATCACCACGACCTGGGCGCGGTGAACGCCACTATCGACGCGCTCGACATGAGCGAGCGCGCGAAGGGCGACATGCGCGCGATCTACCGCATCCTGGCCGAGGCCGAGGCGACGGCGCACGGCTGCACGGTTGAGGAGACGCACTTCCACGAGGTGGGCAACGGCGAGGCGCTGCGCAACGTGGCTGCCATCTGCCTGGCCGTGGAGGCCCTCGATCCCGACGAGATCGTCGCCACTCCCGTGCAGACGGGCCGCGGCACCGTCGTGTGCGCGCATGGCGAGCTGCCCATCCCCGCGCCGGCAACCGCCGCCATCATCGCCCGCGGCATCCCCACCTGCGAGCGCCTTTTGGAGGGCGAGCGCTGCACTCCGACGAGCGCCGCGGTCATCCTGCACTTCGTGGAGCGCTTCGAGGGGTAA